The sequence below is a genomic window from Glycine max cultivar Williams 82 chromosome 20, Glycine_max_v4.0, whole genome shotgun sequence.
tataaataaattcacTTTAAATGTACCATGACTAAATTTTAAATGCAACACAATTTTGTCAATGTAAGAGTTGTGatatgttaataaataaaataaagtttattgcTTATtgtaattacttaaaaaatattaaatattttttaaaaaattacaagatattaaataaatatatttttatttaatatgaaattatttttgtttcttaacaTATTTACATCAGTCGTACCTTATTAATAATAgcgtatttaatttatttgaaatgatGATGAAATGCGTTTTAGTTCAGTTGATGTCTCTCTCTAtctaaataatttgttaatcaACTAGTATTTTaaccttgtatttttttatacctaACTGTGATTTTAATCCGTTTAATGGTGATCATGGGCAGCAAGTGTCGGGCACTCTATAAAAGCTTCAGTCTTAATAATTGTTTGAAAATCATTTCTCAATGTGGATTCAAAATGGCTTTCGAGCATAAGCTATTTTCAATTACTTTTGTGTCTCCTCAATTTTACgcgaaaaatattaaaacactaTAAAACTGTTGTTTtaccaataaatattaatttgttaaaatattgtttttttatcgataaatattaatttattagaatgttaattttattagaaaaagaaTTAACAACGTTTTTAGTCTTTCCTCCTCACTTAATCATTCAAGTACCTTATATCTCTTTATAAACTAAACGTATGTCTAACACACTATTATTCAGCTGGCTTTTCTTTACACTTAATTGTCTTTGAACTTATGAAACAGAGACATATAGCCTAAAAACTTGTATATTTAAATAGTCAATATAACACCTATTTATACCATATAAAACTTAGCAGCAAACTCAATTTTACATTCAAGCTCCCTCGCAATTTTAGTTCCAGTCTCGCTCGCATCTTCTTTTGATCGACTGATTTGtagttaaacatttttttatagaaaataagccATCATctgtgttaaaaaataatagttacatcttctcttcttcttctttaatgTTGTAGCTGATAATGACAcattaaagtgatttttttctcgttatctttataaaatatatttgccaCTCATAGCGGGTGAAGATTTGTGGTTCTGCTCCGACGTCAGCAAAGCTTTAACCCCCCTTATCTAAATAAAGAGGATAAAACAAAGTATTGACatgtttcttcttttgtaaCTTTGTTAGATAAAAACACCAAactattttaatatgtaaaattaaatcaatttaacgGTTAAATTGGTCAATTCAATGCTAGTTTAAAAGAACTTTGAcggttaaattaattaagtataAAATCTGATATTCAATATCAATTCATTATGTCTCTTAAAATATCAAGTTAATTTGCAaaatgttaactttttttttacagaaatatttcaaaatatttaaggaAGCAACATAATATATCATGTAATTCTAGAAAATTAACTTGAGCATTTATATtctgaaaaaagaaagatataagcttctttttttttttactgtatatAAGCTTCTTGTACAGTCATGTAATTCGAGTATTTATGTCATGTAATTTCAGGAATCTTCCTCACTTGCATAgttttgcaaaacaaaaacattatttttaacaatGTTTCTTAATTTTAGAGAATATGTTTAGATACGTACGTAGAAaaaggtttaaaaaaatatgaaattatttacatataaaACACTAAACAGGGaggagttattataaatttagaatagaTGGAACAAAGtatattatcatattatatatatttgaaatgatgagaaaaaagatgaaaggcAGATAAGTAAGAAGAAGATAGCCAGAAGCATAGGCTAAGATTGTCCACAACATGTGGATAGCAGGAAAAACGAGTGTATAGATCAACAACTACCCTTCCCTTTTCTTCTATCACTCCCatcactcttcttcttcttcttcacttgtACACTCTTCAACCACTCAACAAAGTGGTTGGTTTTTGGTTCTTAAGCCATGGCATCCACATCCTCTCTGCATCTATCTCAGGCCCTTCTGGCACGTGCTGTGTACCTTCATGGCTCTTCTTCTGACCGTGTCTCACTCTCCTTCCCATCATTCTCTGGCCTCAAGTCACATTCTCCATGCAAAGCAGCAGCCACGTCCTCACGTAGAAGGGGTGCTTGCGCTTCCACCAGCGTTGTTCGAGCCGCTGCGGTTGAGACACTGGACCAGACCACTGAGGTTTCTCTGGTGGAGAAATCCGTCAACACCATTCGGTTTTTGGCCATTGATGCTGTTGAGAAGGCCAACTCTGGTCACCCTGGTCTCCCCATGGGGTGTGCTCCAATGGGTCACATTCTCTACGATGAGGTCATGAGGTACAATCCCAAGAATCCCACTTGGTTCAACCGTGACCGTTTCATTCTCTCTGCTGGACATGGCTGCATGCTCCAATATGCTCTCCTTCACCTTGCAGGCTATGACAGTGTTCTGGTCAGCTTTTACTTCtccttgtttcttttttgtacTTTTACTATTGGGATTCATTTTGATCTGTGACTCAGAATTCTGATCCTCATCCCGTTAGAATTTAATCTAAGTGCATTGTTACAAGTCATCAAATCACATTTTTTGtcatgtatgataagtttgtaAGTTTTATAATAATGACCTTAAAATCGGTCATACCTGATATGATTTTCAATcggttgataatgtaaaaatctttatattGACGTGACAGTGGAACAAAATTTAACTCGTGTTGTTATCTCCTTTGGTAAGACATGAGGTGGTATATGCATCTTAATAGCCTCCACTAAAGGTTCATATGGATGACCTTTGATGGATATATAATTGTGAAGCTTTTAAAGTTGTGGGATCTTCATTAGCTGAATTTGTTGTTTTCGGGTTACATGATAGGAAGAAGACCTGAAGGAATTCCGACAATGGGGGAGCAGGACTCCTGGACATCCTGAGAACTTTGAGACAGTTGGAATTGAAGTGACTACAGGTTAGATATTTCATTAGTTTATGTTATTGTTATCATAGTGAGCCTTTTTGCTGTGTCCTGTTGCTTATCCTCGTGTTTTGTTTAGGTCCTCTTGGTCAGGGCATTGCCAATGCTGTTGGGTTAGCACTAGCTGAGAAACACTTGGCTGCACGATTTAACAAGCCTGACAATGAGATTGTTGACCATTACACGTAGGATAACtaaatcttgttttgttttcattctctCTACATTGTGATCTATGTACTTGCAATTCCTGGTGTTTTACCAGTgagaattgtttttttctttgttttactcTTGTAGATATGTTATATTGGGTGATGGTTGTCAAATGGAGGGAATTTCAAATGAAGCATGCTCACTTGCCGGTCACTGGGGTCTAGGGAAGCTTATTGCTTTATATGATGACAACCACATTTCCATTGATGGGGACACTGAGATTGCATTCACTGAGAATGTTGATCAACGTTTTGAGGCACTTGGGTGGCATGTAATTTGGGTGAAGAATGGAAATACTGGATATGATGAAATTCGTGCAGCCATTAAGGAAGCAAAGGCTGTCAAAGACAAACCCACTATGATCAAGGTTAGTTACATGAACTGAATATTGAAGCAAATTGATTTATCCAAAACATCATTTACGTCACTAGTTACTTGAGTATACTAGTGGAAGTAGCATAATGTGATTTCTGTGAGCGAAAGTAAACCATTTTTATTTGCTATTTTTGGGGGGTATTTTATCAGCTTTATGTTCATCTGTGATTACTATTTCACAGGTAACCACTACCATTGGATTTGGTTCTCCAAACAAGGCTAACTCCTACAGTGTTCATGGAAGTGCATTAGGTACTAAAGAAGTGGATGCTACAAGGAAGAATCTTGGATGGCCATACGAGCCTTTCCATGTGCCAGAAGATGTTAAAAAGTATGGATGGGGAGTTAGAGATATCTGTGTTTCCTCTTAGTCTGCTGAGATTTTCATGATCTTGAATGTAACTTTCTTTACTTTTCCCTAGGCATTGGAGTCGCCATACCCCTGAGGGTGCTAAACTTGAAGCTGAGTGGAATGCCAAGTTTGCAGAATATGAGAAGAAATACAGTGAGGAAGCTGCAGAGCTGAAGGCTATTATTACTGGTGAATTACCAGCTGGTTGGGAGAAAGCACTTCCGGTGAGTAAACTAACAAACTTCCAGGTTTCTCTTAATATTTATTCTGGGCTAAATCTCCTTATTAGTTGAATGATGTCTAATCCAATTTTATTGGTGCCCTTATAATGAGAAAAATTCTGAATGGTGGTGATTTGTTTCCATGATTTGTTATAATCATTAGCTTTCCTAATTACagttaaaattcatattaagtAGCATGTGCATTGCATCTTCACTCATCATCCCTATTTTTGCTTCATGATAAAACTTGACTTCCATCATTTATTTCTGGATTATTGAATACCCTTCTGATTTGATTTCAACTTTCAGACATACACTCCAGAAAGCCCTGCTGATGCTACAAGAAATCTGTCTCAGCAAAATCTAAATGCCCTTGTTAAGGTTCTTCCTGGTCTACTTGGTGGCAGTGCAGATCTTGCCTCTTCCAACATGACCTTGTTGAAATCATACGGAGATTTCCAAAAGAATACTCCCGAAGAGCGCAATGTTAGATTTGGTGTTAGAGAACATGGAATGGGAGCAATCTGTAATGGTATTGCTCTTCATAGCCCCGGATTCATTCCATACTGTGCAACTTTCTTTGTCTTCACTGACTACATGAGAGCTGCCATAAGGATTTCTGCACTGTGTGAAGCTGGAGTTATTTATGTGATGACTCATGATTCGATTGGACTTGGAGAGGATGGACCAACTCATCAGCCAATAGAGCACTTGGCAAGCTTCAGGGCAATGCCAAACACTTTGATGCTTCGTCCAGCTGATGGTAATGAAACTGCTGGATCATACAAAGTTGCTGTGGTTAACAGGAAGAGACCCTCAATTCTTGCACTTTCTAGGCAAAAGTTGACCCAACTTCCAGGAACTTCTATTGAGGGAGTTGAAAAGGGTGGCTACATTATTTCAGACAACTCGTCAGGTAACAAGCCTGATGTTATTTTGATTGGAACTGGTTCTGAGTTGGAaattgctgctgctgctgctgaggATCtaaggaaggaaggaaaagcTGTTAGAGTTGTTTCTTTTGTTAGCTGGGAACTTTTTGATGAGCAGTCAGATGAATACAAAGAGAGTGTTCTCCCTGCTTCGGTAACAGTTAGAGTTAGCATTGAGGCAGGATCAACATTTGGTTGGCAAAAGATTGTTGGAAGCCAAGGAAAGGCCATAGGCATTGATCGATTTGGAGCAAGTGCTCCAGCAGGAAAAATATACAAGGAGTTTGGTATCACCAAGGAAGCTGTTATTGCTGCTGCCAAAGAACTTTCGTAGATCTATTTGttgactttcttttaagttttatctcatctagaacTTGTGGTTTTCACTGGTGGCTTTGGGTTACTAttacattatttgttttttgagATATCACTTTTAGCCACAATAAAGAAGATCAGATTGTTCTTGCATATTATAGTCAGAGGAGCCACTTACATTAAAGGATGAGTTGAATTAATGAAGTTGTATGAATTTGTAACAACTATTTGGCTTGTGAGTTTTTCTCTGTGTAGTTGAATTAGTGATGCTCACTCTAGCACTCAATTTTGGGCAGATATGGCTTCTAGGAAGAATTatatccttctcttttttttcttaaaaaaataaaaaaccattaCTAAATCCTGTCTCTCAAAAGCTAGCGCTATATGATTGTTTCAGtgataataattttacttttagtgCAGATAAGAATTTCAAAACAATCAAATATATGTATGGTTCTTCAAAATACCGTCTGTTCCAGGACTTTCTTCCTGAAATTTTGCCTAATGTGGTACTGATTAGTCATATTTATGCTAAGCGCCTCTTCATATTTGGGTGGGGTAGGAACTTGAGTATAGATATCATGGCTTCAGTTctcatgatataaaaaataaaaaagtcttgTCTGGCTTCCTTAGGAACATCATTGATCCTCCCTCTAGCTTTTGAGGGAGCGAATAGAAAGAAGAATAAGGTGCCATCATATTGGTAAGAATGAAATAATTACACGACCTAGTAATTCAATTATGTACTGAATATATcacaaatataaaatgaagcctatgctattttgtttgtttaaaaacaatgtatcaaaaattattttggggggttgttcttgtttctattcaagttatataAAAGGTGAGCATACACTAATTCATTCCACAAATCAGGAACACCAGGAAGACACCAATGGCTACAATCCTGGTGTGAGAGCATATATCTTTTTGTCTCTTCTGTCATATTCTCGTTTCTGAACAAGGAAGGGTGAGCATCACGCCTGAAATAAGTCATTTTCGTGATGTTCAAATAGAAGACTGGAGTCttcattttcttaattacaGAGTCAATAGTCATCATCATTTCAGGAGTTTCTAGGTCAGACTCACTTTCCATTGGTTCTGTCTCATTGTCACACTTACCACCTGAATTCCATTCTCCACCCCTATGgcaggaaaataaaaattgattatattgAAGTCCAAAATCCAAAGCACTCACTAAACAAAATGCTCTTTGTTACCTGAAGTGAGACGGAGAATAGCCCCTGAAGAAAACTGTAGTTTTCTTAGGATCAACATTGGAATCTATCCACTGTGCCCATGTCAACAAAGCTTTATGAAATGCCTCCTCAACATTCATTTGTCCATAGATATGATCTCCTTCTTGATAATATCCCTTCCTGCAAGTTGCTTAAAAAGCTGTCATCTAAACTTTCCCCAATTCCGCCTCtaaatctaaataatttttatgagtAGAAAGATGAAAGATCATGCATTGATCTGTAACCTTGTCTGTTATAAATAAGTGGCAATCAATAGAAAAGGACAAAACTTATGGATAGTTTATTATGTTCTTTTAGTGCAGtttgtgaatcaaaattagagtttcaCTTCAGTAATTTATGTTGATTTTTAATGTAAACTTTTATTATGTAGATTACCAAGAAGAAACTTCAATTCTAATTGGAGAACAATACTAAAAGCACCTATGAAATTGCATATAGGTTTTGTCCAATAGAAAAGTAACATCACTTTTATTCTACCAACtaccaaggaaaaaaaaattaaaagaagaagcaaTACCCTTCTATTCTTTTCTCATGAGTCCACCAGTGACCTGTGTTGAAGATAAGAACATCTGCATCTTTGTACTTATCACAAGATCTCTCAAGCAAATCAAGACGAAGTGTTTCTTTCGTTGATCCCTTCTGGTCTGGAATCTCCCACTCTTGAACAAGAAACACTGAACGAAAGAACTCAACCGAGCAATTGTAATCCTGTTCGGACATTAACCAAGTTAGTTTTCTGGTATAGAACAGCAGCCCCAACTTAAATTTAATCACCAGTATTATCCTAGCTCTAAGAAATGGAACTCAAACCAAACAATTGGGTATAGTTACTTTCAATTTCTGGAGCTTATGTCTATCTACTTATTGATCATATAGTAATCAGTTGTAATGTAACATCGACAAATTTTTCACTTTACTGTGAATCTTTTCTGATGTCTCacatttgtttttgttcaaGTAAACAGGAAAAGATGCAAAAGAGCCATACAAATTTCTTCTTAAACAAAGTGAGGGAACAACATCTGACATACTTGGAAGATAAATGAGTACGAACCCTCAGTTCGAAATTCTTCTCTGCCAGAGGCTTCAAACAATCTGCTCTTATCTTTCACTGAATTTCTAAGAACACAAACCAGAGATTCCCACATATTCCTATTGAGGGAATCACCAACAAAAACTAAACGTTTCCCTCTTAGCATCTCCAACATTTCATTAGCTTTAAACCTGCGCACATTACTCATCTCACTAAAAGACAACCAAAAAGTACAGCAACACAAACAAAATTCATCTCTATCTTCtcagacaaaaaaagaaaaataactagCCGTAACTGAAGTCTAGAAATATGAGCGAAAGTTAGATAATAGCTAGCTTGGAATATTCTCATAGCAATTTTACATTGAGAGTTACTATGGTACCTGAGAAACTTAGAAAAGAGTTCTGGTATAAATGTTTTAGACCAATAGTTGAATGAGTTTGGACACATTAAAGGAGAGAGTTTTTCAATAGCCTTATCAAAACCCTTAAATTTCTGTGGGTACCAAAGAATTTCTCCCTTACATTGCTTCCTATACATTGATAGGGTGATCGAACTCATCAGAAAATACCTTGGCACGTTGCAATTCTTGGGCTGCCAGCGGTACTTCTCATACATATTTTCACGCTTACCATTGCGGAAACAGTTGAAAGGCTCATCAATATAGGGACAAGAGCCAGCATTGTAAAGTGGGTATGAATCATCTCTAACCCATGAACCTTCATACATATCACAATTCTTCCACATATCCATCCAATCTTGCTGTTCATTTGGAGAAGCAGTTGGTGACGGTGACCATGCAGTGAGAGAAGGTTCTTGCTGTGGTGCCTGTATTCTATGTTCCTCACTTTGAGAATCCTTTGGTATGAGTCCAGAACCTTCCTTTCTCGAAATttgagaaggagaagaagcactCCCTAGCCTATGATCGGAAAATTCTTCACGGGAATTGGAACTTGGATGATGAAAGCTGTCATGGGAAGAGGAAGGAGAGTTGGGGAAAATGTGAGCAAAGACGTTAGAGAAATGAGATCCACGTGAAGATTGGAAGGCATTTCTGAGCCTCGGAGATAATTGTTGGTAGCTAGAAGGATTAAGAACGAAGAAGAGCATGAACAAGATAGAAGCCAACGTGAAACCGTAAGCAAAACTCATGACTCCTCTCGAAGAAAAGAAGCGCATGGAGTCAGTTCTTGTTAGTAACCGGTTCCTCAATACGGAGGGGGAGGGGGAAAGGACCGGGGAATCCACCATTGTGCTTGATTGCTATTAAGCacacaaattaaaaactaactaacTTGTTCTGCAATAGAggttttaaagaagaaaaaggattatgtttttgttttctgatgTGATGCTATTTTTGGGAACAGGAAGAGATTAGAGAAGAGACATAGGACATAGTAATAGTAGTGTGGTTTGAGTTAGGAATGAGAGAAGAAAGGAGGAGACGGAGGAATGAATGTACAAGCCGTTTTCGTAGATTCACATGTACGCTCATCCCCCCACGGATCTTCCTGCATGCACGCCAAacattctcttttcttctttttttcttttttgtcatttacaataacaaaaattactAACATATTAGTACTATATCTCATGTATCTTCCTTAGATAAATGAAATGTGCACTTGCAAACCATTGCAACGTGTCATCAAATCTtatcaaatgaatttttttgttattgtagaAGAAATTAATGAGAGCaactattttaaaacaattctGTTTAAGAAATCTAAATTCATTAGTAATCTCCTAACTTTAAACTATTGGATTATAAACACAATACAAcattcatattaaaataaaacagagATTAAACCTgaatttttatactattattattattatttatacctaatttcaaaataaataaataaaattttaagtccACCCGGCTAGCCCACCTTGCCCAACCTGTTTTTTGCCTTAGCCCGGCCCAATTTAAAAAGTGGGTTAAATATGGGGTGTTGCTAAGTGCACCAGGCATATTGCTTGTGCACCagcataaaaaacaaattttccaAAATGCCCTTAGTCTTGAtctgtaagtatttttttttttaatttttaaaatatgttttacgaattaatttaaaattaatggtccaAGCAAGATTCAAACTTGTGACTTTCGCATTATTAACATCAACTGAGCTAAtaagtcaattatgttataaaataaataatgttattatatataacaataaaatttctaatgtatatttaatgtgcatgtaaatttaaataataagttttgtgaaattaatttgatataactTATACGAttagcattaaatatacattgaaaattttacggTTATATAcagcaacattatttattttataacataattgacatATTAACTTAGTTGATTAGAGTGTCGTGCTAATAACATGAAAGTCATAAGTTCAATTTTTGCTtggaccattaattttaaattaattcgtaaaatatattttcttaaattaaaaaaaaacacatacggATTAGGTGATCATCAAATGATCCGTATAAGTTATACGGATCAATTGATCCGTGAGCCTCATACGGATCAGCTAATCTATATCTTTTTACGATAggacaaaatgaaaattttgtgaaattgtAGCAGCAATTTTTTGCTGGGTGCCCGTAGTCCTTAAATATGTCATCAAACTCGTTTTGACAACTATTAAACTTGATTAAACACTacgcataaaaaaaaaactcgacTAAACACTGACTTTTCATAATATTATTGACCAAGAGATTACTCTTAAAATTTCCTCCAATGTCTTTTTTAGTATCCCTTTCCctctttttacataattaaaaaactagGCAATCTACTCTCCTTACAAATATGCAGTGACCTTTACATGCATccaaattaaataaccttaactatttttttcctaATCTTTTCCCGTACCACACTAATATCCCCTCCATTTATACCAAACATACCAGTAACCATACTCTCCATATGATGAAACTTCCAACTCCATATTTATACACGATTTCAGTGTGCCTGACAAGTATTGTTCACGAGTTTGCATCAATTCAATTACATGTATCAGAAATAGATATAAGGAAACGGATATAATGTCTCCTTAAATCACGTATTTATTTCATTCATACAGATCACCAAGCACGCAAACAAACAAGGAGGAATGTTACTGTGAGGTTCATGAACATCGCAAAGGGAGATATGTAAATGACATCCATAAAGCTTTTGAAAGGTGATAGAACAAGTCACTTTGATTTAAGAGAGACCAATGACTTTTCCAGTTGTTGTATCCAGATCAATGTCATAGAAGCATGGCCTTGTAGGAAGCCCTGGCATCGTACTCATTGTTCCAACTAAAGGAT
It includes:
- the LOC100805786 gene encoding transketolase, chloroplastic; its protein translation is MASTSSLHLSQALLARAVYLHGSSSDRVSLSFPSFSGLKSHSPCKAAATSSRRRGACASTSVVRAAAVETLDQTTEVSLVEKSVNTIRFLAIDAVEKANSGHPGLPMGCAPMGHILYDEVMRYNPKNPTWFNRDRFILSAGHGCMLQYALLHLAGYDSVLEEDLKEFRQWGSRTPGHPENFETVGIEVTTGPLGQGIANAVGLALAEKHLAARFNKPDNEIVDHYTYVILGDGCQMEGISNEACSLAGHWGLGKLIALYDDNHISIDGDTEIAFTENVDQRFEALGWHVIWVKNGNTGYDEIRAAIKEAKAVKDKPTMIKVTTTIGFGSPNKANSYSVHGSALGTKEVDATRKNLGWPYEPFHVPEDVKKHWSRHTPEGAKLEAEWNAKFAEYEKKYSEEAAELKAIITGELPAGWEKALPTYTPESPADATRNLSQQNLNALVKVLPGLLGGSADLASSNMTLLKSYGDFQKNTPEERNVRFGVREHGMGAICNGIALHSPGFIPYCATFFVFTDYMRAAIRISALCEAGVIYVMTHDSIGLGEDGPTHQPIEHLASFRAMPNTLMLRPADGNETAGSYKVAVVNRKRPSILALSRQKLTQLPGTSIEGVEKGGYIISDNSSGNKPDVILIGTGSELEIAAAAAEDLRKEGKAVRVVSFVSWELFDEQSDEYKESVLPASVTVRVSIEAGSTFGWQKIVGSQGKAIGIDRFGASAPAGKIYKEFGITKEAVIAAAKELS
- the LOC100805966 gene encoding protein trichome birefringence, which codes for MVDSPVLSPSPSVLRNRLLTRTDSMRFFSSRGVMSFAYGFTLASILFMLFFVLNPSSYQQLSPRLRNAFQSSRGSHFSNVFAHIFPNSPSSSHDSFHHPSSNSREEFSDHRLGSASSPSQISRKEGSGLIPKDSQSEEHRIQAPQQEPSLTAWSPSPTASPNEQQDWMDMWKNCDMYEGSWVRDDSYPLYNAGSCPYIDEPFNCFRNGKRENMYEKYRWQPKNCNVPRFKANEMLEMLRGKRLVFVGDSLNRNMWESLVCVLRNSVKDKSRLFEASGREEFRTEGSYSFIFQDYNCSVEFFRSVFLVQEWEIPDQKGSTKETLRLDLLERSCDKYKDADVLIFNTGHWWTHEKRIEGKGYYQEGDHIYGQMNVEEAFHKALLTWAQWIDSNVDPKKTTVFFRGYSPSHFRGGEWNSGGKCDNETEPMESESDLETPEMMMTIDSVIKKMKTPVFYLNITKMTYFRRDAHPSLFRNENMTEETKRYMLSHQDCSHWCLPGVPDLWNELVYAHLLYNLNRNKNNPPK